One window from the genome of Salvia miltiorrhiza cultivar Shanhuang (shh) chromosome 7, IMPLAD_Smil_shh, whole genome shotgun sequence encodes:
- the LOC130995873 gene encoding clp protease adapter protein ClpF, chloroplastic isoform X2, translating to MVQNSINPLVTSRSSVLCGSSDWSRRSASQVREAYLVLGAPRLCLCAYGGRGTSFAGPCKVSQRSGLRVQAGWLFRGNDKGSELDASCEHSERANEDILMFFFELDLATRVQYALNLEQYEVAQQLRNQLTEVESEVIKLRESRRGSSSKSEAQDMAISILRLRADLQNAVENENYNRAAELRDEISKLEANSLAASAKAQAYESAKYAFRLGQKVKHKVFGYRAVVCGMDPACCESKSWIDGANIDKLTRGPDQPFYQVLVDMQEDPNLLVAYVAEENLVAPDQQDTDRFEHPYASFLFYGMDGGGDFIPIKQLREKYNQPRHQLPYDPLDEDNGKDA from the exons ATGGTGCAAAATTCGATAAACCCTTTGGTGACTTCTAGAAGCAGTGTTTTGTGTGGATCAAGTGATTGGTCAAGGAGAAGTGCCAGCCAAGTTAGGGAGGCGTATTTAGTTCTTGGGGCTCCAAGGTTGTGTCTCTGTGCTTACGGTGGGAGAGGGACTTCCTTTGCTGGACCATGTAAGGTGTCCCAACGTAGTGGTTTGAGGGTTCAAGCTGGATGGCTATTTAGAGGAAATGATAAGGGATCAGAATTGGATGCGAGCTGTGAGCACAGTGAGAGAGCCAATGAGGATATTCTGATGTTTTTCTTTGAGCTCGATTTGGCCACCCGTGTACAG TATGCTTTGAATTTGGAGCAGTATGAAGTTGCCCAGCAACTGAGAAACCAGTTGACTGAG GTTGAATCAGAGGTTATCAAACTCCGAGAAAGCAGAAGAGGATCATCGTCCAAGAGTGAAGCTCAAGATATGGCTATAAGTATATTAAGACTTCG TGCAGACCTGCAGAATGCAGTTGAGAATGAGAATTACAATCGGGCTGCTGAGTTGCGAGATGAAATTTCCAAACTCGAAGCAAATTCTTTGGCTGCATCTGCGAAAGCCCAAGCATATGAAAGTGCAAAATACGCTTTCCGCTTGGGCCAAAAAGTAAAGCATAAAGTATTTG GATATCGGGCTGTTGTTTGTGGAATGGATCCGGCATGCTGTGAATCGAAGTCATGGATTGATGGCGCAAATATTGACAAGTTGACTCGTGGTCCAGATCAACCCTTCTATCAG GTGTTGGTTGACATGCAAGAAGACCCCAACCTCTTAGTGGCATACG TTGCCGAGGAGAACTTAGTGGCCCCAGATCAACAAGACACG GATAGGTTTGAACACCCTTATGCTTCCTTCTTGTTCTATGGAATGGATGGTGGCGGGGATTTTATCCCGATTAAACAGCTGCGCGAGAAATACAACCAGCCTCGGCATCAGCTCCCCTACGATCCACTGGACGAGGACAACGGGAAAGACGCGTAG
- the LOC130995873 gene encoding clp protease adapter protein ClpF, chloroplastic isoform X1, with protein MVQNSINPLVTSRSSVLCGSSDWSRRSASQVREAYLVLGAPRLCLCAYGGRGTSFAGPCKVSQRSGLRVQAGWLFRGNDKGSELDASCEHSERANEDILMFFFELDLATRVQYALNLEQYEVAQQLRNQLTEVESEVIKLRESRRGSSSKSEAQDMAISILRLRADLQNAVENENYNRAAELRDEISKLEANSLAASAKAQAYESAKYAFRLGQKVKHKVFGYRAVVCGMDPACCESKSWIDGANIDKLTRGPDQPFYQVLVDMQEDPNLLVAYVAEENLVAPDQQDTVSDRFEHPYASFLFYGMDGGGDFIPIKQLREKYNQPRHQLPYDPLDEDNGKDA; from the exons ATGGTGCAAAATTCGATAAACCCTTTGGTGACTTCTAGAAGCAGTGTTTTGTGTGGATCAAGTGATTGGTCAAGGAGAAGTGCCAGCCAAGTTAGGGAGGCGTATTTAGTTCTTGGGGCTCCAAGGTTGTGTCTCTGTGCTTACGGTGGGAGAGGGACTTCCTTTGCTGGACCATGTAAGGTGTCCCAACGTAGTGGTTTGAGGGTTCAAGCTGGATGGCTATTTAGAGGAAATGATAAGGGATCAGAATTGGATGCGAGCTGTGAGCACAGTGAGAGAGCCAATGAGGATATTCTGATGTTTTTCTTTGAGCTCGATTTGGCCACCCGTGTACAG TATGCTTTGAATTTGGAGCAGTATGAAGTTGCCCAGCAACTGAGAAACCAGTTGACTGAG GTTGAATCAGAGGTTATCAAACTCCGAGAAAGCAGAAGAGGATCATCGTCCAAGAGTGAAGCTCAAGATATGGCTATAAGTATATTAAGACTTCG TGCAGACCTGCAGAATGCAGTTGAGAATGAGAATTACAATCGGGCTGCTGAGTTGCGAGATGAAATTTCCAAACTCGAAGCAAATTCTTTGGCTGCATCTGCGAAAGCCCAAGCATATGAAAGTGCAAAATACGCTTTCCGCTTGGGCCAAAAAGTAAAGCATAAAGTATTTG GATATCGGGCTGTTGTTTGTGGAATGGATCCGGCATGCTGTGAATCGAAGTCATGGATTGATGGCGCAAATATTGACAAGTTGACTCGTGGTCCAGATCAACCCTTCTATCAG GTGTTGGTTGACATGCAAGAAGACCCCAACCTCTTAGTGGCATACG TTGCCGAGGAGAACTTAGTGGCCCCAGATCAACAAGACACGGTTAGT GATAGGTTTGAACACCCTTATGCTTCCTTCTTGTTCTATGGAATGGATGGTGGCGGGGATTTTATCCCGATTAAACAGCTGCGCGAGAAATACAACCAGCCTCGGCATCAGCTCCCCTACGATCCACTGGACGAGGACAACGGGAAAGACGCGTAG